The following proteins are co-located in the Pelecanus crispus isolate bPelCri1 chromosome 5, bPelCri1.pri, whole genome shotgun sequence genome:
- the LOC104033313 gene encoding LOW QUALITY PROTEIN: aryl hydrocarbon receptor (The sequence of the model RefSeq protein was modified relative to this genomic sequence to represent the inferred CDS: substituted 1 base at 1 genomic stop codon) → MYAGRKRRKPVPRAVRPGPAEGGTSNPSKRHRERLNRELERLAGLLPFPEEVVAGLDKLSVLRLSAGYLRAKSFFSVALKNHSAREVERDGDCSNGPALGSAAIPEGELLLQALNGFVLVVTSEGLIFYSSHTIQDYLGFHQTDVMHQSVFELIHTEDQQEFRRNLHWALNTPHAPEGEPSAEGGKSLGSSAVTYKLDQLPPENSSFLERSFVCRFRCLLDNSSGFLALNLQGRLKFLPGQNKRSEDGSALPPQLALFAISTPLQPPSILQIHTKNMIFRTKHKLDFTPLACDAKGKIVLGYTEAELRMCGTGYQFVHAADMLYCAENHVRMMKTGESGLTVFRLLTKENRWKWVQANARLVYKNGKPEYIIVTQRPLVDEEGGEHLQKRSMHLPFTFATGEALLYQSAYPLPGFPDPFQSKGKTSKSKKTSHSHGGCSQKDGIDPSSLLGAVMQQDKAVYVSHLAPAPNHSFSSSFVDHLEDVSLLDAGGDVWSMGTAPGSSSGHSLKEELVDLQQEDPLLATLDSLSIKSDNSCSNNELFSVLEGLGLNAEDLELLLLDEKMVMVNMDPDRTPSLNNCLASNKILSYIHATLVNKHEGGQQVCPLSGASLSPRGGTTTYQAHMEDEDSQYPSQDMVQPSIAPGQPPALLWEQPLQAVPGQPPLMLLEPTEEEKEPSDGSQWRSAGEEGLLHFLQLAQDTPWDKAPSSPPGAPCPQELPRAQQLEGDFPAMHPIQEDAHWSFSLPSQCQGRMGPPSQPKHHHLPMNVLYGQSPESAPHLLPSSSPSLWQNYVCPLLGSPAQPGFYGISQDLIYQHQGCLSPGPGVPAVHCNLNGLCSMETVDSGESQEEMAPYSRFFPPSSYQLIPEKQPSPVPSMPQYPFPSLSEERFRSIGSLLETPLNSSETYTSTLSXKSRHRPESSCVLPSTPMGHPGDCPVVGGRPVPCCQPHTQAEALPDHPHASSSNFCL, encoded by the exons ATGTACGCGGGTCGCAAGCGGAGGAAGCCGGTGCCCCGGGC GGtgcggccggggccggccgaAGGCGGCACCTCCAACCCCTCCAAGCGGCACCGGGAGCGGCTGAACCGGGAGCTGGAGCGGCTGGCGGGGCTGCTGCCCTTCCCCGAGGAGGTGGTGGCCGGGCTGGACAAGCTGTCGGTCCTGCGCCTCAGCGCCGGCTACCTCCGCGCCAAGAGCTTCTTCAGCG TTGCTCTAAAGAATCACAGTGCCAGAGAAGTGGAGAGGGATGGAGACTGCAGCAATGGACCAGCTTTGGGCTCGGCAGCGATACCAGAGGGTGAGCTGCTCCTACAG GCACTCAATGGCTTCGTGCTGGTGGTGACATCGGAAGGACTGATATTTTACTCCTCGCATACAATTCAGGACTACCTGGGATTTCATCAG aCAGATGTCATGCACCAGAGCGTCTTTGAGCTGATCCACACCGAGGACCAGCAGGAATTCAGGCGCAACCTCCACTGGGCACTCAACACACCCCATGCTCCCGAGGGTGAGCCTTCTGCAGAAG GGGGCAAGAGTCTTGGCTCTTCTGCTGTCACCTACAAGCTGGATCAGCTGCCCCCAGAAAACTCCTCCTTTCTGGAAAGGAGCTTTGTGTGCCGCTTTCGCTGCCTCCTGGATAATTCTTCCGGCTTCCTG gCTTTAAACCTTCAAGGCAGGCTGAAATTCCTTCCCGGACAGAACAAAAGGTCTGAAGATGGGTCTGCACTGCCACCCCAGCTTGCTCTCTTCGCTATCTCCACCCCCTTGCAGCCCCCGTCCATCCTGCAGATCCATACCAAGAACATGATCTTCAGGACGAAGCACAAGCTGGACTTTACCCCCTTGGCATGCGATGCCAA GGGGAAGATCGTTTTGGGCTACACTGAGGCAGAGCTGCGGATGTGCGGCACTGGCTACCAGTTTGTCCACGCTGCTGACATGCTGTACTGTGCCGAGAATCACGTCAGGA TGATGAAGACGGGTGAGAGCGGCCTGACAGTCTTCCGCCTGCTGACAAAGGAGAACCGCTGGAAGTGGGTGCAGGCCAATGCACGGCTCGTCTACAAGAACGGCAAGCCCGAGTACATCATTGTCACGCAGAGACCCCTTGT AGAtgaagaaggaggagagcaCCTTCAGAAACGGTCCATGCATCTTCCCTTTACCTTTGCTACAGGAGAGGCACTCTTATACCAAAGCGCTTATCCTCTCCCAGGCTTCCCTGACCCTTTCCAGAGCAAAGGGAAAACCAGCAAGTCCAAGAAGACCTCCCACAGCCACGGAGGTTGTTCCCAGAAGGATGGCATTGACCCCAGTTCTCTGCTGGGTGCCGTGATGCAACAGGACAAGGCAGTTTATGTCTCCCATCTAGCTCCCGCACCTAACCActccttcagcagcagttttGTGGACCACCTCGAGGATGTGTCCTTGCTGGATGCAGGAGGAGATGTCTGGAGTATGGGCACTGCTCCAGGTTCTTCAAGTGGGCACAGCCTCAAAGAGGAGCTGGTGGATTTGCAGCAAGAGGACCCTCTCTTGGCCACCCTGGACTCACTCTCAATTAAAAGTGACAACAGCTGTTCCAACAATGAGCTGTTCAGTGTGCTGGAGGGCCTGGGGTTGAATGCTGAAGACCtggagctcctgctgctggatgAGAAAATGGTGATGGTCAATATGGACCCTGACCGCACCCCATCCCTGAACAACTGCCTCGCCAGCAACAAGATTCTCTCCTACATCCACGCCACTCTGGTGAATAAGCACGAGGGAGGACAACAGGTCTGTCCCCTGTCAGGTGCGTCCCTGAGCCCACGTGGAGGCACCACTACGTACCAGGCACACATGGAGGATGAGGACTCGCAGTACCCGTCCCAGGACATGGTGCAGCCCAGCATTGCCCCAGGCCAgccccctgctctgctgtgggaacAGCCCCTCCAAGCTGTGCCAGGTCAGCCGCCCCTGATGCTGCTGGAGCCgactgaggaggagaaagagccGTCTGATGGCTCGCAGTGGAGgtcagctggggaggagggtcTGCTCCACTTCCTCCAGCTGGCACAGGACACCCCATGGGACAAGGCACCCAGCtcacccccgggagccccctGCCCACAGGAGCTACCCAGGGCTCAGCAGCTGGAGGGTGACTTCCCAGCCATGCATCCCATCCAAGAGGATGCTCACTGGtccttctccctgcccagccagtGCCAGGGCCGCATGGGACCACCTAGCCAGCCAAAACACCATCACTTGCCAATGAATGTGTTGTATGGCCAAAGCCCTGAGTCTGCTCCGCAcctccttcccagcagcagccccagcctgtgGCAGAACTATGTTTGCCCACTCCTGGGAtccccagctcagcctgggTTTTATGGCATCAGCCAAGACTTGATCTACCAGCACCAGGGATGCTTGAGTCCAGGGCCTGGTGTGCCGGCAGTACACTGTAATCTGAATGGATTATGCAGCATGGAAACTGTGGACAGTGGGGAGTCCCAGGAAGAGATGGCTCCATATtccaggttttttcccccctcctcatACCAGCTCATTCCCGAGAAGCAGCCAAGCCCTGTTCCCTCCATGCCCCAGTACCCTTTTCCAAGCTTGTCTGAAGAGCGCTTCAGGAGCATTGGCAGCCTGTTGGAGACTCCCTTGAACTCCTCTGAGACATACACCTCCACACTGAGCTAGAAGAGCAGGCACAGG CCTGAAAGCAGCTGTGTTTTGCCCAGTACTCCCATGGGACACCCTGGAGACTGCCCGGTGGTTGGGGGGAGACCAgttccctgctgccagccacaCACCCAGGCAGAAGCGCTGCCAGATCACCCTCACGCCTCCAGCAGCAACTTCTGTCTCTAG